One window of Mesorhizobium sp. PAMC28654 genomic DNA carries:
- a CDS encoding recombinase family protein → MDSANSRPLAYSYIRMSTDIQLKGDSLRRQQQASKLYAEQNGLDLVEGFKLEDIGISAFKGLNVSSGALGRFLDLVKTGVVTKGSYLLVESLDRISRQQVLDSVPVFFDIVKRGIHVVTLADNHVYRAGDTNVSDVIYSVVVLGRAYEESKTKSMRIGAAWENKRKNAGQKKVTKVAPAWLSLREDRSDFDLIPERADVVRQIFQMADTGHGSYVIARALNQSSVATFTKSNGWHESYVTKILNSRAVLGEFQPHRYEEHGERVPSGDPVPNYFPKIIEEGQFLRIQASRRKRLVEGAGRKGPKYRNLFTQIAKCDYCGAPMRFVNKGLPPKGSQTLRCTNAVRNLDCVSSSWTYSDFETSFLYFVKEVDLTATLKAAAEKSERASVEQQIAAIEEKVHQLKAKRELIFEMLTEPGATTPFIKGKLDECEGQIVLEEAQIGHFRAQILDAEAMPVITASELRSLIDTVQDMSAPDIFDRRAAVANRLRMVISSLRVAVEGTRPKIKRIEKFLENESLDPSERQRILEAIERSNTVGQRYNRSFTVVLADGISRRIVLNNDNPTDFVAEVVVDGSGAFFGSDRGMPLEGSYGLDNISNEPIPH, encoded by the coding sequence ATGGATTCTGCAAATTCCAGGCCTCTGGCATATTCGTACATCCGAATGTCGACCGACATTCAATTGAAAGGGGACAGTCTCCGTAGGCAACAACAGGCATCCAAGCTCTACGCGGAGCAAAACGGCCTGGATCTCGTTGAAGGCTTCAAGCTTGAAGACATTGGTATCTCGGCGTTCAAGGGGCTGAACGTATCATCAGGCGCTCTCGGCAGATTTCTCGATTTAGTGAAGACAGGGGTGGTCACCAAAGGGTCATACCTGCTGGTCGAGTCTCTGGATCGCATCAGCCGTCAGCAGGTGCTTGATTCAGTTCCTGTGTTTTTCGACATCGTCAAAAGAGGGATCCATGTCGTCACCCTCGCTGACAACCATGTCTATAGGGCTGGCGATACCAACGTTTCCGATGTGATCTACTCGGTCGTCGTGCTTGGTCGAGCTTACGAGGAGTCCAAGACCAAGAGCATGCGTATCGGAGCAGCTTGGGAGAACAAGCGGAAGAACGCTGGTCAGAAGAAGGTCACCAAAGTTGCCCCGGCATGGTTGTCATTACGAGAAGATCGATCCGACTTCGATTTGATCCCTGAACGTGCCGACGTCGTCCGCCAGATTTTTCAAATGGCAGACACTGGACACGGGTCGTACGTGATTGCACGGGCGCTGAATCAGTCAAGCGTGGCGACATTCACTAAATCCAACGGCTGGCATGAGTCGTACGTAACCAAGATTCTGAACAGTCGTGCTGTGCTGGGCGAATTCCAACCTCACCGATATGAGGAGCATGGGGAACGCGTACCGTCGGGCGATCCGGTGCCGAACTACTTTCCAAAGATCATCGAGGAAGGTCAGTTCCTTCGAATTCAGGCATCTCGCCGAAAAAGGCTAGTCGAGGGAGCGGGGCGAAAAGGGCCGAAATACCGCAACCTCTTCACCCAAATAGCCAAGTGCGACTATTGCGGCGCCCCTATGAGGTTTGTGAATAAGGGGCTTCCGCCCAAAGGGTCCCAGACACTTAGATGCACAAATGCGGTACGCAATCTTGATTGCGTGAGCAGCAGCTGGACATATTCCGACTTCGAAACGTCATTTCTGTATTTCGTTAAGGAGGTCGATCTAACCGCCACCTTGAAAGCGGCAGCGGAAAAGTCGGAGCGCGCCTCTGTTGAACAGCAAATCGCGGCCATTGAGGAAAAGGTTCATCAGCTAAAAGCCAAGCGCGAATTGATATTCGAAATGTTGACCGAACCGGGAGCAACTACGCCCTTCATCAAGGGTAAGCTTGACGAATGTGAGGGGCAAATCGTGCTCGAGGAAGCGCAGATTGGGCATTTTCGGGCGCAGATATTGGATGCCGAAGCGATGCCAGTTATCACAGCCTCCGAACTAAGGTCGTTAATCGACACTGTTCAGGATATGTCCGCTCCGGACATTTTCGACCGCCGCGCCGCAGTGGCTAACCGTCTGAGAATGGTGATCAGTTCATTGAGGGTGGCGGTCGAGGGAACCCGTCCGAAAATTAAGCGGATTGAGAAATTTCTTGAAAACGAAAGCCTCGATCCGTCGGAACGTCAGCGAATCCTTGAGGCAATCGAACGGTCCAACACCGTGGGACAGCGGTACAATCGCAGCTTCACGGTCGTTCTTGCCGACGGAATTTCCCGTAGAATCGTGCTGAACAATGACAACCCAACGGACTTCGTCGCTGAGGTTGTGGTTGACGGCAGTGGGGCGTTTTTCGGCAGCGATCGTGGAATGCCTCTTGAGGGTTCATATGGGTTGGACAACATTTCCAACGAACCCATTCCTCACTGA
- the gshB gene encoding glutathione synthase gives MKLKIAVQMDHISTVSIAGDTSFALSLEAQRRGHQLFHYTPDRLSLLDGKVFARIEEMAVRDEKGSHYSLGEKVRTDLSEMDVVLLRQDPPFDMNYITSTHILERIHPKTLVVNDPAWVRNSPEKIFVTEFSDLMPDTLITKDPLEVAAFRKEFGDIIIKPLYGNGGAGVFHLLEGDRNLASLLEMFGQMFREPYIVQRYLKDVRKGDKRIILIDGEPVGAINRVPAEHDSRSNMHVGGRAEKTELTAREREICARIGPSLKERGFILVGIDVIGDYMTEINVTSPTGVREVRRFGGADIASLFWDAVEDKRRK, from the coding sequence GTGAAGCTGAAAATCGCCGTCCAGATGGACCATATCTCCACCGTGTCGATCGCCGGTGACACGTCCTTCGCGCTGTCGCTGGAAGCACAGCGGCGCGGCCACCAATTGTTCCACTACACGCCAGACCGGCTGTCGCTGCTGGATGGCAAGGTGTTCGCCCGCATCGAGGAAATGGCTGTCCGCGACGAGAAGGGCAGCCACTATTCGCTGGGCGAGAAGGTGCGCACCGACCTGTCGGAGATGGACGTCGTCCTGCTCAGGCAGGATCCGCCCTTCGACATGAACTACATCACCAGCACGCACATCCTTGAGCGCATCCATCCGAAGACGTTGGTCGTCAACGATCCGGCCTGGGTCCGCAACAGCCCGGAAAAGATCTTCGTCACCGAGTTTTCCGACCTGATGCCGGACACGCTGATCACCAAGGACCCACTGGAAGTCGCCGCCTTCCGCAAGGAGTTCGGCGACATCATCATCAAGCCGCTCTACGGCAATGGCGGCGCCGGCGTCTTCCATCTGCTCGAGGGGGACCGCAACCTGGCCTCGCTGCTCGAAATGTTCGGCCAGATGTTCCGCGAGCCCTATATCGTCCAGCGCTACCTCAAGGACGTGCGCAAGGGCGACAAGCGCATCATCCTGATCGACGGGGAGCCTGTCGGCGCCATCAATCGGGTACCGGCCGAACATGATTCCCGCTCCAACATGCATGTCGGCGGCCGTGCCGAAAAGACAGAACTGACCGCGCGCGAGCGCGAGATCTGCGCCCGCATCGGCCCGTCGCTGAAGGAACGCGGTTTCATCCTGGTCGGCATCGACGTCATCGGCGACTACATGACCGAGATCAACGTGACGTCGCCGACCGGCGTGCGCGAAGTGCGCCGCTTCGGCGGCGCCGACATCGCCAGCCTGTTCTGGGATGCCGTCGAGGACAAAAGGCGGAAGTAG
- a CDS encoding GtrA family protein: MKRIVRFILAGGIGFFADATALWLLLDVTPFGPFLARILSIGFALCVTWSINRHLTFQPSSRGIAREGARYGGVGIATSIVNYLVYSAILLALPVAPPLAALAVASLFAMTLSFLGYSRLVFDR, from the coding sequence ATGAAACGCATCGTCCGTTTCATTCTCGCCGGCGGCATCGGCTTCTTCGCCGATGCAACGGCGCTCTGGCTGTTGCTGGACGTGACGCCGTTCGGGCCTTTCCTCGCCCGCATCCTGTCCATCGGCTTTGCCTTGTGCGTCACCTGGTCGATCAACCGGCATCTGACCTTCCAGCCATCGAGCCGTGGCATCGCACGGGAAGGCGCGCGCTATGGCGGCGTCGGCATTGCCACCAGCATCGTCAACTATCTCGTTTATTCGGCCATCCTGCTCGCGCTCCCTGTGGCCCCGCCGCTTGCCGCCCTTGCCGTCGCCTCGCTCTTCGCCATGACGCTGTCTTTCCTTGGCTATTCCCGGCTGGTCTTCGACCGTTAA
- a CDS encoding glycosyltransferase, with the protein MPQEVRYEPSIAVLLPCYNEELTIAEVVRRFRETLPAAQIYVYDNNSTDLTALKARAAGAIVVREPRQGKGNVVRRMFADIDADIYLMADGDGTYAPEDAPQLINTLLTERSDMVVGTRRGVTDDAGRAGHAFGNRIFNNLYKRLFGTDFTDIFSGYRAFTRRFVKSFPAVSGGFEIETEMSVHASQLKLPVSEIALDYGRRPEGSSSKLSTYRDGAKILWMFAMLMKETKPLRFFGAFSVFFLGASLFLMTPVLIEFVETGLVPRMPTWVLSVALLLLSMLAAVTGLILDSVSRGRAEQKRIFYLSMPSARVERRERAGEPETVKSQHGKTPRAA; encoded by the coding sequence ATGCCGCAAGAAGTTCGCTATGAACCGTCGATCGCCGTGCTCTTGCCCTGCTACAACGAGGAACTGACGATCGCCGAGGTGGTCAGGCGGTTTCGCGAAACGCTGCCTGCGGCCCAGATTTATGTCTACGACAACAATTCGACGGATCTGACCGCGCTCAAGGCGCGCGCGGCGGGCGCCATCGTCGTGCGCGAGCCGCGCCAGGGCAAGGGCAATGTGGTGCGCCGCATGTTCGCCGACATCGACGCCGACATCTACCTGATGGCCGATGGCGACGGCACCTATGCCCCCGAGGACGCGCCGCAACTGATCAACACGCTGCTGACCGAGCGCTCCGACATGGTGGTCGGCACCAGGCGCGGCGTCACCGACGATGCCGGCAGGGCCGGCCATGCCTTCGGCAACCGCATCTTCAACAACCTCTACAAGCGGCTGTTCGGCACCGATTTCACCGATATCTTCTCCGGCTATCGCGCCTTCACCAGGCGGTTCGTCAAGAGCTTCCCAGCAGTGTCCGGTGGCTTCGAGATCGAGACCGAAATGTCGGTCCATGCTTCGCAGCTCAAACTGCCGGTCAGCGAGATCGCGCTCGACTATGGCCGACGCCCGGAAGGGTCTTCCTCGAAGCTGTCGACGTATCGCGATGGTGCCAAGATCCTCTGGATGTTCGCCATGCTGATGAAAGAGACGAAGCCGCTGCGCTTCTTCGGCGCCTTTTCCGTGTTCTTCCTGGGCGCGAGCCTGTTCCTGATGACGCCGGTGCTGATCGAGTTCGTCGAGACCGGCCTTGTTCCGCGCATGCCGACCTGGGTGCTGTCCGTTGCCCTGCTGCTGCTGTCCATGCTGGCGGCGGTGACCGGGCTGATCCTCGATTCCGTGTCGCGCGGCCGGGCCGAGCAGAAGCGGATCTTCTATCTGTCGATGCCGTCGGCGCGTGTCGAGCGCCGTGAGCGCGCGGGCGAGCCTGAAACGGTCAAATCCCAGCACGGCAAGACGCCCCGCGCGGCCTGA
- a CDS encoding acyltransferase family protein, with protein sequence MKSSTGEHYPALDHIRCLAIFLVFTWHFLHQSPEGPVPYGFVPAFPIFSLLDEGHTGVSLFMALSGYLFAKLLDGKQIRYLPFFANRALRLLPLLLAVICIEACRRYIAGEPLGEYFTRIGEGLVLPTLPNGGWSITVEAHFYILLPFLLMASRRFLFAPLLFIAAAILLRVALYEQIGQVQSVASWTIIGHGDQFLAGIFAFQVRAYAKNRHWLAMAVLAAFSGFFWWFDAAGGFFQLVRYPSPHWIWIILPTIEAAAYSFGIAYYDTSFSQKRTSLPLKIMEKAGSYSYSIYLLHVFFVSQLAEFINTKIMSISNFYVACLWSGLCFLAMIPIGYLSYTCVEAPFLQLRVRYVGNRQTAVDPVKVGVGTAIAAPK encoded by the coding sequence ATGAAATCATCGACCGGAGAACACTACCCGGCGCTTGATCACATTCGCTGCCTGGCGATTTTTCTGGTCTTCACCTGGCATTTTCTCCACCAGTCGCCTGAGGGGCCTGTACCTTATGGCTTCGTACCGGCCTTTCCCATATTCAGCCTTCTGGATGAAGGGCACACCGGCGTTTCATTGTTCATGGCGCTCTCCGGCTACCTGTTTGCCAAGCTTCTTGACGGAAAACAGATTCGGTATCTGCCCTTTTTTGCCAACAGGGCGCTAAGACTGCTTCCGCTGCTCCTGGCCGTGATATGCATCGAGGCTTGCCGGAGATACATAGCTGGAGAGCCCTTGGGCGAATACTTCACGAGGATCGGTGAGGGCCTTGTTCTTCCCACTCTTCCGAATGGCGGCTGGTCGATAACCGTAGAAGCCCACTTCTATATATTGCTTCCGTTTCTGCTGATGGCGTCCAGGCGGTTCTTGTTCGCTCCCTTGCTGTTCATTGCGGCAGCCATTTTGCTGCGGGTCGCGCTGTACGAGCAAATCGGCCAGGTGCAGTCCGTAGCCTCCTGGACCATCATAGGACATGGAGACCAGTTCTTGGCCGGCATCTTTGCCTTCCAGGTCCGCGCCTATGCGAAGAACCGGCACTGGCTGGCGATGGCTGTTCTGGCGGCATTTTCTGGGTTCTTCTGGTGGTTCGATGCCGCCGGCGGATTTTTTCAGCTGGTGCGTTATCCGTCGCCGCATTGGATATGGATCATCTTGCCGACTATCGAGGCGGCAGCGTATTCGTTTGGGATCGCATACTACGATACGAGTTTTTCGCAGAAGCGAACGAGCCTCCCGCTCAAGATCATGGAAAAGGCCGGATCCTATAGTTATTCAATCTATCTGCTGCATGTGTTTTTCGTCTCACAGTTGGCTGAGTTCATCAACACCAAGATTATGAGCATAAGCAATTTCTATGTGGCGTGCCTCTGGTCCGGCCTGTGCTTCCTGGCAATGATCCCGATCGGCTACCTCAGCTACACATGCGTTGAAGCGCCGTTCCTGCAACTGCGTGTACGGTATGTGGGCAATCGGCAGACAGCTGTTGATCCGGTCAAAGTTGGTGTTGGTACGGCCATTGCCGCACCCAAGTAG
- a CDS encoding GtrA family protein — MGIAKDGASTWKFDLALALLAALAALAVSAYAGFPQLANAHGDNDSLLQLVQVRDLLAGQGWFDMHQYRMGPEGGFIMHWSRLLDAPLALGIVGTSALTGNMALAEKIVQVAWPALQLWLSVFFIIRAARNFAGERAVVPAIIVGGAALYYLGIFSPGALDHHNIQLMLTLASLSLLLDAPTRGWAALPSGICAALTIAIGMESAPYAGALGVLVAMLFLTGGVGERLIARDFGLGFAGVSAVVFATTVPASAWSQAQCDTFSIVQFVVAAIGGAGLAAIASIRALNHTRQRRMISLGLLGLALGAVVVVLFPQCLAMPYANLDPRIKTLWLDHIDEAQSLYKLILADPARVAARYATPLLAIILMALRLHRGDWRRQDSIVGALLVVAFIVSAWEVRASTFSIAFAVIPLCAWIAKWRQRAETSSSRGVALRMAAVWLVSVNAVWTGAAAAASIAFDTSKPAVDQGDVDATCERKATFAMLGQQPQTTVLAISNLGSPILAYTKNRVFAGPYHRNIAGNLLALDAFMGSAAAARTIARDHHVGLVAVCRGNPETRLLTYEAPEGFLASLAGGSVPEWLEPVTETQGSQLELYRVRPGS, encoded by the coding sequence ATGGGCATAGCCAAGGACGGCGCTTCCACCTGGAAGTTCGATCTCGCGCTGGCGCTGCTCGCCGCGCTGGCGGCCTTAGCCGTCAGCGCCTATGCGGGCTTCCCCCAATTGGCCAATGCCCATGGCGACAATGACAGCCTGCTGCAGCTGGTCCAGGTGCGCGACCTGCTGGCCGGCCAGGGCTGGTTCGACATGCACCAGTACAGGATGGGTCCGGAAGGCGGCTTCATCATGCACTGGTCGCGACTGCTCGACGCACCGCTTGCCCTTGGCATTGTGGGCACCTCGGCACTGACCGGCAACATGGCTCTGGCCGAGAAAATCGTTCAGGTGGCCTGGCCAGCCCTGCAATTGTGGCTTTCGGTGTTCTTCATCATCCGCGCGGCGCGCAATTTCGCCGGAGAGCGCGCCGTCGTGCCGGCTATCATCGTCGGTGGCGCGGCGCTCTACTATCTGGGGATCTTTTCGCCGGGCGCGCTCGACCACCACAATATCCAGTTGATGCTGACGCTCGCGAGCCTCAGCCTGCTGCTCGACGCACCAACCCGCGGATGGGCGGCCTTGCCTTCGGGGATTTGCGCGGCGCTGACCATAGCCATCGGCATGGAGAGCGCGCCCTATGCTGGCGCCCTCGGCGTGCTCGTCGCCATGCTGTTCCTCACCGGAGGGGTGGGGGAGCGGCTTATCGCGCGCGATTTCGGCTTGGGCTTTGCCGGCGTTTCCGCTGTCGTCTTCGCCACCACCGTGCCGGCATCCGCATGGAGCCAGGCGCAATGCGACACATTCTCGATCGTGCAATTCGTGGTCGCCGCGATCGGCGGCGCCGGCCTTGCGGCCATTGCCTCGATCAGGGCTCTAAACCATACGCGCCAGCGACGCATGATCTCGCTTGGCCTGCTCGGTCTCGCACTTGGCGCGGTCGTCGTGGTGCTGTTCCCGCAATGCCTGGCGATGCCCTACGCAAATCTCGACCCACGCATCAAGACGCTGTGGCTCGACCATATCGACGAGGCGCAGTCGCTCTACAAACTCATACTCGCGGACCCGGCGCGGGTGGCGGCGCGCTATGCCACGCCGCTGCTGGCGATCATCCTGATGGCGCTGCGGCTGCACCGTGGCGACTGGCGCAGGCAGGACAGCATTGTCGGCGCGCTGCTCGTCGTCGCCTTCATCGTCAGCGCCTGGGAAGTGCGGGCGTCGACATTCTCGATTGCCTTCGCGGTGATCCCGCTTTGCGCCTGGATCGCGAAATGGCGCCAACGGGCGGAGACCAGCTCCTCGCGTGGCGTCGCCTTGCGCATGGCCGCGGTCTGGCTGGTGTCGGTGAATGCCGTCTGGACGGGCGCCGCAGCCGCCGCCTCTATCGCCTTCGACACCAGCAAGCCGGCGGTCGACCAGGGTGACGTCGATGCCACCTGCGAGCGCAAGGCCACCTTCGCGATGCTCGGCCAGCAGCCGCAAACCACGGTGCTGGCGATTTCCAATCTTGGATCGCCCATCCTGGCCTATACCAAAAATCGCGTTTTCGCCGGGCCCTACCATCGCAACATCGCGGGAAACCTGCTGGCGCTCGATGCCTTCATGGGCTCCGCCGCTGCCGCCAGGACGATCGCAAGGGATCATCACGTCGGCCTCGTCGCGGTGTGTCGCGGCAACCCGGAAACCAGGCTTCTCACCTACGAGGCGCCGGAGGGCTTTCTCGCCAGTCTTGCGGGCGGCAGCGTGCCGGAATGGCTTGAGCCCGTCACGGAAACGCAGGGTAGCCAGCTAGAACTTTACCGCGTGCGGCCGGGCAGCTGA
- a CDS encoding putative bifunctional diguanylate cyclase/phosphodiesterase, translating into MQTSFGTGQANRETTDLAFTDPLTGLGNHRRFFDKVDRLISDRADDPAPFTVGILDLDGFKPINDLFGHKAGDDILIQVAMRLRASMDGYSTVCRIGADEFAFLYPMVFSEEAAAEKSRMLIEILSAPYDVGERTARLSASVGCSLFYSGDETTEILVNKAETALYHAKRSGRGRVVVYTREMEEAAKRVTRIEQALRRAVSAGEVEPHFQPIVDLNTRRTVGFETLARWTDRDLGSVPPTIFIPIAEERGIIGPLSQLVLRKATEAARSWPKDLFLSFNLSPSQLVDQNTGLHILAILDRTGFDPRRLEIEITETGLMNDPASAEKIVEDLRRVGIRVSLDDFGTGQSSLGRLREFHFDKLKIDRAFVSSILDDRPSEHIIRAILAMCEGLGMDVVAEGIEQEAQADRLVQFGCAGGQGYLFGRPVDADATLGYLRDSFRGALHAKAI; encoded by the coding sequence ATGCAAACGTCGTTTGGCACCGGTCAGGCAAACAGGGAGACAACGGATCTGGCGTTCACCGATCCGTTGACCGGGCTTGGCAATCACCGTCGATTCTTCGACAAGGTCGACCGCCTGATCAGCGATCGGGCCGACGACCCGGCGCCGTTCACCGTCGGCATTCTCGACCTTGACGGCTTCAAGCCGATCAACGATCTGTTCGGGCACAAGGCTGGCGACGACATCCTGATCCAGGTGGCCATGCGGCTGCGCGCCTCGATGGACGGCTATTCCACGGTCTGCCGCATCGGCGCCGACGAGTTCGCCTTCCTCTATCCGATGGTATTCAGCGAGGAAGCGGCGGCCGAAAAATCCCGCATGCTGATCGAGATCCTGTCGGCGCCCTACGATGTCGGCGAACGCACGGCCAGGCTTTCGGCCTCGGTCGGATGCTCGCTGTTCTATTCGGGCGACGAGACCACCGAAATCCTCGTCAACAAGGCCGAGACGGCGCTCTACCACGCCAAGCGTTCGGGACGCGGACGCGTGGTCGTCTATACCCGCGAAATGGAAGAGGCTGCCAAGCGCGTCACCCGCATCGAACAGGCCCTGCGCCGCGCGGTCTCGGCCGGCGAGGTGGAGCCACATTTCCAGCCCATCGTCGACCTGAACACGCGCCGCACCGTCGGCTTCGAGACGCTGGCGCGCTGGACCGACCGCGACCTCGGCTCGGTGCCGCCGACGATTTTCATTCCCATCGCCGAGGAGCGCGGCATTATCGGGCCGCTGTCGCAGCTGGTGCTGCGCAAGGCCACGGAGGCGGCCAGGAGTTGGCCCAAGGACCTGTTCCTGTCCTTCAACCTGTCGCCGTCGCAGCTCGTCGACCAGAACACTGGCCTGCACATTCTGGCGATCCTCGACCGCACCGGCTTCGATCCGCGCCGGCTGGAGATCGAGATCACCGAAACCGGCCTGATGAACGATCCGGCCTCGGCCGAAAAGATCGTCGAGGATCTGCGCCGCGTCGGCATCCGCGTATCGCTCGACGATTTCGGCACCGGGCAGTCCTCGCTTGGCCGCTTGCGCGAATTCCATTTCGACAAGCTCAAGATCGACCGCGCCTTCGTCTCCTCCATTCTCGACGACCGTCCTTCGGAACACATCATCCGGGCGATCCTTGCCATGTGCGAGGGACTTGGCATGGACGTCGTCGCCGAAGGCATCGAGCAGGAAGCGCAGGCCGATCGTCTCGTCCAGTTCGGCTGCGCCGGCGGGCAGGGCTATTTGTTCGGCAGGCCGGTCGATGCCGACGCGACGCTCGGCTACCTGCGTGATTCGTTCCGCGGCGCCCTGCACGCCAAGGCGATCTGA